ACCAGTAGACACAGAAGAAGAAAATCCAGATATTATCAAATTCTCACTAATTGGGCGACCAAATGTTGGTAAATCAAGCTTGATCAATGCGATCTTAGGAGAAGATCGTGTGATTGCAAGTCCGATTGCGGGCACAACACGTGATGCTATCGATACTAACTTTACGGATGCCGAAGGTCAAGAATTTACCATGATTGATACAGCTGGTATGCGTAAACGTGGTAAGGTCTATGAATCAACTGAGAAGTATTCTGTCATGCGTGCCATGCGTGCTATTGACCGTTCAGACGTTGTGCTGATGATTCTTAATGCTGAAGAAGGTATCCGTGAGTACGATAAACGGATTGCAGGCTTCGCTCATGAAGCTGGTCGTGGTATCATCATTGTTGTGAATAAATGGGATACGATCGAGAAGGATAATAAAACCCTCAAAAATTGGGAAGAAAAAATCCGTGATGAGTTCCAATATTTAAGCTATGCACCGATCATTTTTGTCTCAGCGGAAACAAAACAACGCTTGCATAAATTACCTGAGTTGATCAAGGCAGTCAGTCAAGCGCAGAATATGAGAATTCCTTCAGCAGTTCTGAATGATGTGATCATGGATGCGATAGCCATCAACCCAACACCAACTGATAAAGGCCGTCGTCTTAAGATTTTTTATGCGACACAAGTGGCCATCAAACCGCCAACTTTTGTTGTCTTTGTGAATGAAGAAGAGCTGATGCATTTCTCTTATGGTCGTATGCTAGAAAATCAAATTCGAAAAGCATTTGTATTTGAAGGGACACCAATTCATCTCATTTCACGTAAACGTAAATAACAAAAAAACTTCTGAATCTTGATGTTCAGAAGTTTTTTTTATATGGACTAACTAGTTGCAACATGGAAAGCTGTTATTACCCTAACAAGATAACCATATAACCTATGAAACAGGCAATCAAGATACTACCTTCTACTCGGGAAAGGGTATTGCGTTTTCCGATGTAAGAGAAAACCCAGACTAGGAAAGTGAGACCAAATAGAAAGACAAGTTCCAGATTGAAAATAGGTAAGTAATCTAGCGGATTGATAACAGCGCCTAGACCGATGATCAAAAAGAGATTTAGAATACATGACCCAATCAAGTTCCCGATTGCAAGTCCTTCGGTTCCCTTTAAGGTTGCTGTGATAGAAGTGATTAATTCAGGTAAAGCAGTTCCCATGCCTACAATCGTTAAGCCGATGATACTTTCTGGTATACCAATGCTTTCACCGATAATCTTTGCATTATCAACAGCAAAGTCAGCACCAAATTTGAGGGCGATAAAGCCTAGAACAATATAAATAACTGACTTTGTTACGGAAATAGGATCAGCAGTAGGGTGTGTGTGTTGTTTGGACAACTGGATACGGTGTAGAGATTTGTAGGCAGGGACGATGAAATAGATGACACTCATGGCAATTAACAGCCAGCCTTCAAGCCTTGATATGACGAGATGTCCACCTATTAAACCATTACCCATGAAGGCAAGTACTGCAGTCGCCATGACTGCAAGTGGTAGATGGACATTCTTTGTATCACGATCTAAATGAACAGGCTTTATCAGGGCAATGATTCCCAAAATGAGTGCTAAATTAACAATATTTGAGCCTAAGGCATTGCCGAATATCAAATCATGATAGTCATTTTTGGCTGATGATATGGTAATCATGATTTCTGGAAAGGATGTCCCAAGTGAGACGATGGTCAACCCAATCACGACATCAGGTATACGATATTTTTTGGCAATATTTCTGGCACCATCAACGAGTAAATCTGCACCGATGATAATCAATATAAAACCAAATAAGACAAGTAATGTTTTTATAAGCATACTTCCATACTAACATGTTATGTCGGAATATCAAAATGGATGAACCATTGATTTATTTTTAAACTTAATGTTTGGGTGCACATCAAACATTAAGTTATTTTATTTAAAATATGTCATACATCTAACAAATGTGATATAAAAATAACGCTTTCATTGATAAAATAAAATAGAGAGAGGATATAATATGAGAACATTTCCAAAAGATTTTTTATGGGGCGCATCAACAAGTGCATACCAAGTTGAAGGTGGTTGGGACCAAGATGGTAAAGAACCGTCTGTCCAAGATATCAGAGATCCATTTCCAAATACAACGGATTTCAAAGTATCAGTTGACCATTATAACAAATATAAGGAAGATATTAAACTTTTTAAAGAACTAGGCTTAAAAGCTTATCGTTTTTCAATCGCTTGGACACGAGTGCTACCTTATGGCAAAGTGAATGAAGCAGGACTTAAGTTCTATGATGACTTGATTAATGAATTAATTGCAAATGATATCCAACCAATTCCAACGGTGTTCCATTTCGATTTACCAGCATCTCTTCAAGAAAATGGCGGGTGGGGGAATCGCGATACAATCGATGCCTTTGTAGATTACTGTCAATTATTGTTTGATCGCTATGGTGACCGTGTGACCTATTGGCAAACAATTAACGAGCAAAATATGCTTGTTTTTGCAGGTAGAGTTTTGGACGGTGGTACGGCAACTTGGAAATCAATTTTCCAAGGCAATCACCATATGTTAGTTGCCCAAGCAAAAGCGATGAAAGTTTACCATGAAGGAAATTATGTAGGTAAAATCGGACCAGCGCCAAATATCGCTTGTGTTTATCCAAAAACAGAAAAACCTGAGGACATGTTAGCAGCAGAATACATGAGCGCCTTTAGAAACTGGTTGTTCTTGGATGCAGCAGTATATGGGGTTTATAACCATATGGCGATGCGTATTTTGAAATCAATCGATGCGGTACCTGAGATTACAGAAGAAGATCGTATTGTTATGAAAGAAAATACAGCTGACTTCATTGCTTTCAACTACTATAATTCAATGACTGTTTCAGCTCCAGCTGAAACTGGCAGTGAGCAAAGTAAGGACCAACAATCTGGTTTTTCAATAGAAGGATTCTTTAAATCTGAAAAAAATGAACACTTGAAGACAACTGAATTTGCAAACTGGCCAATTGATCCAACTGGTTTACGTGTCACTGCTAATCAAATATATGACAGATATCGTCTGCCGTTATTGATCACAGAAAACGGTCTTGGTCAAGAAGATACAATGACTGAAGATGGCAAAATCCATGACCAATATCGGATTGATTATTTAGATGCACATATCGAGCAAATGCGTTTATCTATTGAAGATGGTGTTGAATTCCTTGGGTATTGTCCATGGAGTGCGATTGACTTGATTAGTACACATGAAGGCTTTAGAAAACGTTATGGGTTTGTTTATGTCAACCGAGATGATTTTGATTTGAAAGATCTTAGCCGTCATAAAAAAGATAGTTTCTTCTGGTTCCAAAATGTCATTAAAAATAATGGTCTAGATTAGTAGGTGATTGGATTGACAAAATACGCAGGAATAGATATTGGTGGTTCTTTCATCAAATATGGTATTGTGACTGAAACTGGTGACATTTTATTCTCAGATAAATGTCCGACAGACAGAACAAAGCCAGACCTCGTACTTGATGCCCTCAGCGGTATCATAGACAAATTAAAGTCGGTTTATGGTATTGATCAAGTCGGTATCAGCATACCAGGTGTGATCAATAAAGACAATAAAATGTTAACTTCTGGTGCACTTGAAGGCTTGCATAAGTATGATGTCAGTGCAATTCTTGCTGAAAGAACACAGACTAAAGTTCAGCTTGTCAATGATGCCAATGCAGTTGCCTCTGCCGAAAAATGGGTAGGTGCAGCTGAAAATTGTGATAACTTCGTTTGCTTGCCTTTAGGGACAGGTGTTGGTGGATCAATTTTTATCAATGGTGAGTTAGTCCGAGGTAGATCTGGTGCAGCAGGTGAATTTGGCATGACACTTATGGGTCTTGGCAAAAATGATCCTGTCGGCTATGAATCAGCTAGTTTTTACTGTGGTGCAGTTGCTGGATTATGTCGTATCTATAACATGAAACTGGGTAAGAAAAACTTTGCAGACTGGGAACGTGATATCAAAGTCATTCTTGATTTAGCAGCATCAGGTCAAGTTGAAGCCCAAGAAAGCTTGACAGAATTTTATCAAAATACAGCTGTGCTATTGTTAAATGTCAGCGTATCAATTGATCCAGAGTTAATCGTCATTGGTGGTGGTATTAGTGAAAATCAGACAATCATGACTGGTATAAATGAAGCGATTCAGGACTTACTCGTCAGATATTCTGATATGTCAGCTATCGGTTTTCCGGAAATAGCATCTTGTATGTTAGGGAATACAGCAGGTATGATTGGTGCTGTATCTCAGTTAATTAAAGGAGACAAGTAACATGGATAACATGGAGAAGTTTATTGATACGGTCTTTGGACCGATTGCAATGTATATGAATAAGAGCCCTTTTTTCAGGTCATTAACAGATGCTTTTATACGTATGACCCCCTTAACATTAGGTGCTTCTGTTTTGATGATAATTGGTTTCTTTCCAATTACAGCTTGGCAAACTTGGATTAAATCAGTTGGGATATATGATGATTTTGTAGCAGTACAAAATGCATCGATTAATGCTCTAGGATTATTCTTAGCCTTCACATTTGCCTATTGTTTTGTGAAAATAAATGCAACAAAGTATAATCCACTCGTGGCCGGTTTATTATCATTAGCAAGTTTCATGATGATGATTCCACAAAAATATACACTCTATAATGTAACTGGTGTAGGGGCGCAACTCCCTGCTAAAGGGACAGTGCAATCTGTAGCAGATTTGAATGCTTTTGCTACTGACTATATTGGTGCCTCAGGGATTATAGTTGCGATTATTATCGGCTATATCGTCGCACGCTTATATATTTTCTTGAATGATAAACATTTTGTTATCACGCTACCTGAGAGCGTTCCCCCCAATGTATCTGAATCATTAAGTCCGACATTTATTGCAGGCTCGATCATGGTACTAGTGTTCTTGCTACGTTTAGTTTTCAGATTTGTGCCTTACTTATCAAGCTATGGTAATATCTTTGCCTTTATCACTGGTGTGATTCAAACACCCTTGCAAAATATTGTTGGTTCTCCGCTGTCGCTTATCCTGATCCTATCGTTAGCCAATCTATTCTGGTATTTCGGGATTCATCCACAAGTTGTTTATAGCGTTGTAACACCAATTGCTATTGCAAATGCTACTGCTAATCTA
The DNA window shown above is from Lactococcus paracarnosus and carries:
- a CDS encoding ROK family protein, whose amino-acid sequence is MTKYAGIDIGGSFIKYGIVTETGDILFSDKCPTDRTKPDLVLDALSGIIDKLKSVYGIDQVGISIPGVINKDNKMLTSGALEGLHKYDVSAILAERTQTKVQLVNDANAVASAEKWVGAAENCDNFVCLPLGTGVGGSIFINGELVRGRSGAAGEFGMTLMGLGKNDPVGYESASFYCGAVAGLCRIYNMKLGKKNFADWERDIKVILDLAASGQVEAQESLTEFYQNTAVLLLNVSVSIDPELIVIGGGISENQTIMTGINEAIQDLLVRYSDMSAIGFPEIASCMLGNTAGMIGAVSQLIKGDK
- a CDS encoding calcium/sodium antiporter, giving the protein MLIKTLLVLFGFILIIIGADLLVDGARNIAKKYRIPDVVIGLTIVSLGTSFPEIMITISSAKNDYHDLIFGNALGSNIVNLALILGIIALIKPVHLDRDTKNVHLPLAVMATAVLAFMGNGLIGGHLVISRLEGWLLIAMSVIYFIVPAYKSLHRIQLSKQHTHPTADPISVTKSVIYIVLGFIALKFGADFAVDNAKIIGESIGIPESIIGLTIVGMGTALPELITSITATLKGTEGLAIGNLIGSCILNLFLIIGLGAVINPLDYLPIFNLELVFLFGLTFLVWVFSYIGKRNTLSRVEGSILIACFIGYMVILLG
- a CDS encoding PTS sugar transporter subunit IIC, coding for MDNMEKFIDTVFGPIAMYMNKSPFFRSLTDAFIRMTPLTLGASVLMIIGFFPITAWQTWIKSVGIYDDFVAVQNASINALGLFLAFTFAYCFVKINATKYNPLVAGLLSLASFMMMIPQKYTLYNVTGVGAQLPAKGTVQSVADLNAFATDYIGASGIIVAIIIGYIVARLYIFLNDKHFVITLPESVPPNVSESLSPTFIAGSIMVLVFLLRLVFRFVPYLSSYGNIFAFITGVIQTPLQNIVGSPLSLILILSLANLFWYFGIHPQVVYSVVTPIAIANATANLVAYTSGKPIPYLMFAIVGVACGTGFGGQGATLGLVISMIRAKSERYREMFKLTSIPSLFNINEPLIFGMPIILNPLFFIPMAIGPLVMGLSAWGMASLVDLTNYNPTIAFPWTTPAPITMFFRGGLTLLLISIVSLAISVVIWYPFFKIADKKALEEEAQLAAIESENLVTE
- a CDS encoding glycoside hydrolase family 1 protein encodes the protein MRTFPKDFLWGASTSAYQVEGGWDQDGKEPSVQDIRDPFPNTTDFKVSVDHYNKYKEDIKLFKELGLKAYRFSIAWTRVLPYGKVNEAGLKFYDDLINELIANDIQPIPTVFHFDLPASLQENGGWGNRDTIDAFVDYCQLLFDRYGDRVTYWQTINEQNMLVFAGRVLDGGTATWKSIFQGNHHMLVAQAKAMKVYHEGNYVGKIGPAPNIACVYPKTEKPEDMLAAEYMSAFRNWLFLDAAVYGVYNHMAMRILKSIDAVPEITEEDRIVMKENTADFIAFNYYNSMTVSAPAETGSEQSKDQQSGFSIEGFFKSEKNEHLKTTEFANWPIDPTGLRVTANQIYDRYRLPLLITENGLGQEDTMTEDGKIHDQYRIDYLDAHIEQMRLSIEDGVEFLGYCPWSAIDLISTHEGFRKRYGFVYVNRDDFDLKDLSRHKKDSFFWFQNVIKNNGLD
- the der gene encoding ribosome biogenesis GTPase Der; protein product: MALPTVAIVGRPNVGKSTIFNRIAGERISIVEDIPGITRDRIYTTSEWLNNKFAMIDTGGIEMADTPFMSQIKAQAEIAMDEADVIVFVVDGENGVTDADEYVAQILYKTDTPVILVVNKIDNPERRMEIFDFYSLGLGEPYPVSAVHGIGTGDVLDAIVENLPVDTEEENPDIIKFSLIGRPNVGKSSLINAILGEDRVIASPIAGTTRDAIDTNFTDAEGQEFTMIDTAGMRKRGKVYESTEKYSVMRAMRAIDRSDVVLMILNAEEGIREYDKRIAGFAHEAGRGIIIVVNKWDTIEKDNKTLKNWEEKIRDEFQYLSYAPIIFVSAETKQRLHKLPELIKAVSQAQNMRIPSAVLNDVIMDAIAINPTPTDKGRRLKIFYATQVAIKPPTFVVFVNEEELMHFSYGRMLENQIRKAFVFEGTPIHLISRKRK